Proteins from one Mucilaginibacter jinjuensis genomic window:
- a CDS encoding glutamine synthetase family protein: protein MNKQQILDYLKEHDIKHIKFAFADIDGVLRGKVIHTQKFTDGLDIGYGFCDVVFGWDSTDACYDNVNVTGWHTGYPDKPCRIDLSTFRTIPWQNNIPFFLGDFSGEGNETVPCPRTLLKSITKECEDMGYHPEFAQEFEWFNFKETPQSLEQKSFNNLEPLTPGMFGYSIIRPSQQSDFYFDLVNLLEQFGIPLEGLHTETGPGVYEAAIIHDHVLAAADKAALFKNAVKEIASKHGITATFMAKWNENLPGCSGHVHQSLWSKDKSTNFFYEETAEHKMSDLMKHYLAGQLYCLPHIVPMYAPTINSYKRLVEGAWAPTTITWGVENRTTAFRVLNPSPKYTRLETRIPGSDTNPYLALSAALASGLYGIKHKLPLTIPPVVGNGYTEKGNGSIAGNLLDAATTMANSSVAKELFGDTFTEHFCRTRIWEWRQFAKHVSDWELKRYFEII, encoded by the coding sequence ATGAATAAACAGCAAATACTCGATTATTTAAAAGAGCACGATATAAAGCACATCAAATTTGCCTTTGCAGATATTGACGGCGTACTGCGCGGAAAGGTAATTCACACCCAAAAGTTTACCGATGGGCTGGACATTGGTTATGGTTTTTGCGATGTGGTTTTTGGCTGGGACAGTACCGATGCCTGCTACGATAACGTGAACGTTACTGGCTGGCACACAGGCTACCCTGATAAGCCTTGCCGCATCGATTTATCAACATTCCGTACTATCCCATGGCAAAATAATATTCCCTTTTTTCTGGGCGATTTTAGTGGTGAGGGAAATGAAACCGTGCCTTGTCCGCGTACTTTATTAAAAAGCATAACCAAAGAATGTGAAGACATGGGCTACCACCCGGAGTTTGCACAAGAGTTTGAATGGTTCAACTTTAAAGAGACACCACAATCGCTCGAACAGAAATCCTTCAACAATCTGGAGCCGCTTACGCCGGGTATGTTTGGCTATTCCATCATCCGCCCATCACAGCAAAGCGATTTTTATTTTGATCTGGTTAACCTGTTAGAGCAATTCGGCATTCCGCTCGAAGGCTTGCATACCGAAACCGGCCCGGGTGTGTATGAAGCAGCAATTATTCACGACCATGTTTTGGCCGCCGCCGATAAAGCCGCATTGTTTAAAAACGCAGTGAAAGAAATTGCATCCAAACACGGCATCACCGCCACTTTTATGGCCAAATGGAACGAGAACCTGCCGGGTTGCAGCGGCCACGTGCACCAGAGTTTGTGGAGCAAGGATAAAAGCACTAACTTTTTTTACGAAGAAACCGCCGAGCACAAAATGAGCGACCTGATGAAGCATTACCTGGCCGGTCAGCTTTATTGTTTGCCACATATTGTGCCTATGTATGCTCCTACTATTAATAGCTACAAACGTTTGGTTGAGGGTGCCTGGGCGCCAACCACCATTACCTGGGGCGTTGAGAACCGTACCACTGCTTTCCGCGTTTTAAACCCCTCGCCTAAATATACCAGGCTTGAAACCCGTATCCCGGGGTCTGATACTAACCCTTATCTAGCATTGTCTGCCGCATTGGCTTCGGGTCTATATGGCATCAAACATAAACTACCACTAACTATCCCGCCGGTTGTAGGCAATGGTTATACCGAGAAAGGCAACGGCAGCATTGCAGGTAATTTATTGGATGCGGCTACAACTATGGCAAATTCGAGTGTTGCAAAAGAATTATTTGGTGATACCTTTACAGAACATTTTTGCCGTACCCGGATATGGGAATGGCGCCAGTTTGCTAAACATGTAAGCGACTGGGAACTAAAAAGATATTTTGAAATTATTTAA